A window of Choloepus didactylus isolate mChoDid1 chromosome 23, mChoDid1.pri, whole genome shotgun sequence contains these coding sequences:
- the CASTOR1 gene encoding cytosolic arginine sensor for mTORC1 subunit 1 isoform X3 — translation MCPLPAELPPSEFLQVAEATWLVLNVSSHSNTATAVQAAGVTKIARSVITPLAEHHVSVLMLSTYQTDFILVREQDLSVVIHTLAQEFDIYREVGGEPVPVARDDSSNGFPRAQHGPSPTVHPIQSPQNRFCVLTLDPETLPAIATTLIDVLFYSHSAPKEAASGGPEPSSIPFFAFSLIEGYISIVMDAETQKQFPSDLLLTSSSGELWRMVRIGGQPLGFDECGIVAQIAGPLAAADISAYYISTFNFDHALVPEDGISNVIEVLQRRQEGLGS, via the exons TCATCTCACAGCAACACAGCCACAGCGGTGCAGGCCGCTGGGGTCACCAAGATCGCCCGCTCGGTCATCACACCGCTGGCTGAACACCACGTTTCTGTGCTAATGCTGTCCACTTATCAGACGGACTTCATCCTG GTGCGGGAGCAGGACCTGTCCGTGGTGATCCACACGCTGGCCCAGGAGTTTGACATTTACCGCGAGGTGGGCGGGGAACCTGTGCCGGTAGCCAGGGATGATTCCAGCAACGGCTTTCCCCGTGCCCAGCATG GGCCCAGCCCCACGGTGCATCCCATCCAGAGCCCACAGAACCGCTTCTGTGTCCTCACGCTGGACCCTGAGACGCTGCCAGCCATCGCCACCACACTCATCGATGTCCTCTTCTACTCGCACAG TGCCCCCAAGGAGGCAGCCTCTGGCGGCCCTGAACCCAGCTCCATCCCCTTTTTTGCCTTCTCCCTCATTGAGGGTTATATCTCCATCGTCATGGACGCTGAGACGCAGAAACA GTTCCCCAGTGACCTGCTGCTGACCAGCTCCTCCGGGGAGCTTTGGAGGATGGTTCGCATCGGTGGACAGCCCCTGGGCTTTG ATGAATGCGGGATCGTTGCCCAGattgcaggtcccctggctgcggCTGACATTTCTGCCTATTACATCAGCACCTTCAATTTTGACCACGCCCTG GTACCTGAGGATGGTATCAGCAACGTCATCGAGGTCCTCCAGCGGAGGCAGGAGGGCCTGGGCTCCTGA
- the OSM gene encoding oncostatin-M: MRAQLTQRTLPSVVLGLLFLSTAAMGGCSGKYQALLGQLRAQADIMGNSTKLLDHYIHIQGLEVPGLQKHCKERPGTFPSEDALRGLSKQDFLQILDAIQDQVLHRLAAFQLETSEARDVAELHMVKPFIHGIKNNIYCMSRLLTNSSDTAEPTQASPGNSLPLTPSPDAFQRKIEGCKFLQGYHRFMRSVGQVLGEWEERPRRSRRHSPRRAPWKWGHRTRPSRRGRRMLPR; the protein is encoded by the exons ATGCGGGCGCAGCTCACGCAGAGGACGCTGCCCA GTGTGGTCCTTGGACTCCTGTTCCTGAGCACGGCGGCCATGGGTGGCTGCTCAGGCAAGTACCAAGCCCTCCTCGGCCAGCTCCGGGCACAGGCGGACATCATGGGCAACAGCACCAAGCTCCTGGACCACTAT attcACATTCAAGGTTTGGAGGTGCCAGGGCTTCAAAAGCACTGCAAGGAGCGCCCAGGGACCTTCCCCAGCGAGGATGCCCTGCGGGGGCTCAGCAAGCAGGACTTCCTGCAGATCCTCGATGCCATCCAAGACCAGGTCCTGCACAGACTGGCTGCCTTCCAGCTGGAGACATCGGAGGCCCGGGATGTTGCGGAGCTGCACATGGTGAAGCCGTTCATCCACGGCATCAAGAACAACATCTACTGCATGTCCCGGCTCCTTACCAACTCCTCGGATACGGCGGAGCCCACGCAGGCCAGCCCAGGGAACTCGctgcccctcaccccctccccagatGCCTTTCAGCGCAAGATAGAGGGCTGCAAGTTCCTGCAGGGCTACCACCGCTTCATGCGCTCCGTGGGGCAGGTCTTGGGCGAGTGGGAGGAGAGGCCGCGCCGGAGCCGGAGGCACAGCCCCCGCCGGGCCCCGTGGAAATGGGGCCACAGGACAAGACCCTCCAGAAGGGGCAGAAGGATGCTACCTCGGTAG